One region of Mucilaginibacter gotjawali genomic DNA includes:
- the glgP gene encoding alpha-glucan family phosphorylase yields MSFSFQQPYPINPEYKKAVAYFCMEYAIHQPLKTYSGGLGYLAGSFMRSAYELRQNIVGIGILWKYGYYNQGRKGDDTMEVLFQEKVYHFLEETGIKFTVKISGHDVWVTAFYLQPDLFKTAPLFFLTTDLPENDYLSKTISHKLYDSNPETRAAAAILLGEGGARLLEQINYQPDVYHLNESHALPLAFYLYRKYRSVNEIKKRFVFTNHTPEAGGNQKSDIYLLQRMGFWGDIPIDEFRQITQCYGDNLDHTLTALRFAGKANAVSKIHLATLQEMWKGYAGVCPLISVTNAQNYAYWADKEMYAALRSNDDNALIERKKVCKALLFEEVADQCGVLLDPGVLTIVFAKRFAGYKRAELLLHDMDRLHRLLSNTETPVQVIWAGKPYPLDYEAISSFDKIVNLCKSYPNCAILVGYELKLSRLLKQGADAWLNTPRVTREASGTSGMSAAMNGCVNVSIPDGWVPEFARDGINSFIIPNTEVTEHKFQQDETDAHNLYHLLEDTVIPLYYLHPEIWLSVIKNSMQDILPNFDSNRMSKEYYDQLYDISGSNSTPNTGS; encoded by the coding sequence ATGAGCTTTTCTTTTCAGCAACCCTATCCTATTAACCCTGAATACAAAAAAGCCGTTGCTTATTTTTGTATGGAATACGCTATTCACCAGCCACTTAAAACCTATTCAGGTGGCCTTGGTTACCTGGCGGGTTCTTTTATGCGAAGTGCGTACGAACTCCGCCAGAATATTGTGGGAATTGGCATTTTATGGAAATATGGTTATTACAACCAGGGCCGTAAAGGCGACGATACCATGGAGGTACTGTTCCAGGAAAAAGTATACCATTTCCTGGAAGAAACCGGAATTAAGTTTACCGTAAAAATATCCGGGCATGATGTTTGGGTTACCGCTTTTTATTTGCAGCCTGATCTTTTTAAAACTGCCCCCCTATTTTTCCTGACAACAGATCTTCCTGAAAATGATTATCTGTCAAAAACCATATCCCATAAACTATATGACAGTAACCCCGAAACCAGGGCTGCCGCCGCTATTTTACTGGGTGAAGGCGGGGCCCGGTTACTGGAGCAGATCAACTATCAACCCGATGTCTATCATCTGAATGAATCGCATGCGTTACCACTCGCTTTTTATCTTTACAGGAAATATCGGTCAGTAAACGAAATTAAAAAAAGGTTTGTTTTCACCAACCACACGCCGGAAGCCGGCGGAAACCAAAAGTCAGATATTTATCTTTTGCAAAGGATGGGTTTTTGGGGTGATATACCGATAGACGAGTTCAGGCAAATAACGCAATGTTACGGAGATAATTTAGACCATACATTAACGGCTTTGCGGTTTGCGGGAAAAGCCAATGCTGTTTCAAAAATTCACCTGGCCACACTCCAGGAGATGTGGAAGGGTTATGCCGGAGTTTGCCCCCTCATTTCTGTAACCAATGCCCAAAATTACGCTTACTGGGCCGATAAGGAAATGTACGCTGCACTGAGAAGCAATGACGATAACGCACTTATCGAAAGAAAAAAAGTATGCAAAGCCCTGCTTTTTGAAGAAGTGGCCGATCAATGCGGCGTGCTTTTAGATCCTGGTGTGCTGACAATTGTTTTTGCAAAGCGATTTGCCGGGTATAAAAGAGCGGAACTATTGTTACATGATATGGACCGTTTGCACAGGCTGCTGAGCAATACGGAAACGCCCGTACAGGTGATTTGGGCGGGCAAGCCTTATCCATTGGATTATGAAGCCATCTCCAGTTTCGACAAGATCGTGAACTTGTGTAAATCTTATCCCAATTGTGCAATCCTGGTGGGATATGAATTAAAATTATCAAGACTGCTTAAACAGGGGGCCGACGCATGGTTGAATACTCCGCGCGTTACCCGCGAGGCGTCGGGAACAAGCGGGATGTCGGCTGCCATGAATGGCTGTGTTAACGTATCCATCCCGGATGGATGGGTTCCGGAATTTGCCAGGGATGGTATCAATAGCTTTATTATTCCTAATACCGAAGTTACGGAGCATAAATTCCAGCAGGACGAAACAGATGCACACAATCTGTATCACTTATTAGAAGATACCGTTATCCCATTATATTATTTGCACCCCGAAATATGGTTATCCGTAATCAAAAACAGCATGCAAGATATTTTACCAAATTTCGACAGCAACAGGATGTCCAAAGAATATTACGACCAATTATATGACATTTCCGGAAGCAATAGTACGCCAAACACGGGCAGTTAA